One genomic segment of Candidatus Ozemobacteraceae bacterium includes these proteins:
- a CDS encoding prepilin-type N-terminal cleavage/methylation domain-containing protein produces the protein MFVSSLRSLVFHDSHRHELQATLASSARNLPESREPSSRARGRGITLVEILVALSIASLVMLPIILLFGISEKVTYKSINEVVAANLAMLKIEELKSRPFAQLRQLIELSAPDPIDGPFKEYVTPREANGTWNSPGVEYTREARLSFYPNVDPDAGSPDYELQKRRIRIRAIVYFTESVPGTGNRKGKEKSFELATILSDETLGSGLNSSFTPSLPTSKP, from the coding sequence ATGTTTGTTTCCTCGCTTCGTTCTCTGGTATTCCACGATTCTCATCGGCATGAACTGCAGGCGACGTTAGCGTCTTCGGCACGAAATTTGCCTGAATCGCGCGAACCCTCATCCCGAGCCCGCGGAAGGGGCATCACGCTCGTGGAGATCCTCGTCGCGCTCTCGATTGCCTCGCTGGTGATGCTCCCGATCATTCTGCTGTTCGGCATCTCGGAAAAGGTCACCTACAAGAGCATCAATGAAGTCGTGGCGGCCAATCTCGCCATGCTCAAGATCGAGGAGCTCAAGAGCCGCCCGTTCGCCCAGCTCCGGCAGCTTATCGAGCTCTCCGCCCCCGACCCGATCGACGGGCCGTTCAAGGAATACGTCACACCGCGCGAGGCGAACGGCACCTGGAACTCGCCCGGCGTCGAATACACCCGCGAGGCGCGCCTCTCGTTCTACCCGAACGTCGATCCCGATGCCGGTTCGCCCGATTACGAACTGCAGAAGCGCAGAATCCGCATCCGGGCGATCGTGTATTTCACCGAGTCCGTGCCGGGCACCGGCAACAGGAAGGGGAAGGAGAAATCCTTCGAGCTCGCGACGATCCTTTCCGATGAAACCCTCGGTTCGGGCCTGAACAGTTCGTTCACGCCTTCGCTGCCGACCTCCAAGCCGTGA
- a CDS encoding prepilin-type N-terminal cleavage/methylation domain-containing protein, giving the protein MKYTHRPARRAVTLVEVMISLLLFGIVLVTGYLFLNRTFVSLERQRQSLDTLHEAREFLMLIERDLREMTKLVSLDTVFRGNLFAEDNALFFSMTIEVPQRIGDGTTTVTWSYEGPDRYKDSPGAQKIIYRQEKGKIKRAIVTKQLDYLKIWGTDGAIFRNRDKGESLDNYQKYLAPHYYFPTNPGNALNDLSKVRGIEVQLSMNELYDKAGVPIKTRTFVTRVYSRVLNAKYE; this is encoded by the coding sequence ATGAAATATACGCATCGCCCGGCCCGCCGCGCCGTCACCCTCGTCGAGGTCATGATCTCCCTGCTGCTGTTCGGCATCGTGCTCGTGACGGGCTATCTGTTCCTCAACCGCACGTTCGTCAGCCTCGAGCGTCAGCGCCAGTCGCTCGACACCCTGCACGAGGCCCGCGAGTTCCTGATGCTCATCGAGCGCGACCTGCGCGAGATGACGAAGCTCGTCAGCCTCGACACCGTGTTCCGCGGCAACCTGTTCGCCGAGGACAACGCCCTGTTCTTCTCGATGACCATCGAGGTGCCGCAGCGCATCGGCGACGGCACGACCACCGTCACCTGGTCGTACGAGGGGCCCGACCGGTATAAAGACTCGCCCGGCGCCCAGAAGATCATCTACCGCCAGGAAAAGGGGAAGATCAAACGCGCGATCGTGACCAAGCAGCTCGACTACCTCAAAATCTGGGGCACGGACGGCGCCATCTTCCGGAACCGCGACAAGGGCGAAAGTCTTGACAACTATCAGAAATACCTCGCCCCGCACTACTATTTTCCCACCAACCCCGGGAACGCCCTGAACGACCTATCGAAGGTACGCGGCATCGAGGTGCAGCTCTCGATGAACGAGTTGTATGACAAGGCCGGCGTGCCGATCAAGACCCGAACGTTCGTGACCCGCGTCTACTCGCGGGTGCTCAACGCAAAATATGAATAA
- the alaS gene encoding alanine--tRNA ligase → MNTATVRSKFLDFFKGHEHYVRGSFSLIPQDDPTLLFNSAGMAPFKPYFLGLKTDLKRAATCQKCFRTTDIENVGYTARHHTFFEMLGNFSFGDYFKKDAIAWAWEFITKVVNLDVKKLYVSVHHSDDEAREIWNKSIGVASDHIVTLGDKDNFWTIGVGPSGPCSEIYIDQGPGIGCGSPDCAPGCDCPRYLEFWNLVFTQYNRAEDGALTPLKKKNIDTGMGLERLAAILQGKLDNFENDVFSGIVGAIETRTGKHFAEGGKTRTALKVVADHIRALSFAIADGALPGNEGRGYVLRKILRRASRFGYKYLGQEEPFLHTIVPTVARVMDAYPEVGQNLELVTRVVKSEEERFLQTLKTGSEMLNGYIADLKKAGAKQLDGVRAFQLHDTYGFPLDLTREICKEEQLLVDETGFNTELEKQRERGRANVVSAFVNFSAINPAEYGKTVFTGYATMTDTGTVLNVVEAGDELLVITDRTPFYAASGGQIGDHGVIRGKGAEFAVHTTDKVEDVFIHRGAWVSAARFGKGDQVELHVDVASRKATMRNHTATHLLHKALQELLGGHVKQAGSAVDPDRLRFDFTHFQSIDPTTLGVIEQRVNERVLESLPVNTIETSYDDAVKLGAMALFGEKYGDVVRLVRVGDYSKELCGGTHISNSSEIGMFTILGESSIASGVRRIEAVTGAAAYARFQAMRQETRDLAKILDCDPKSLLQKAEKLVSRVGELEKEIEAARKSDAKGQIEKARQSVRVIGGAQAIIARVDGMGASELQQMTDELVGSRENVLCLLAGGGEKATFVLKISKDLVGRGLNAGKLIKEIAKIAGGSGGGRPDMATAGGKEPAKIDDALKAAESIIGSSFGASA, encoded by the coding sequence ATGAACACCGCAACCGTCCGATCCAAGTTTCTCGACTTCTTCAAGGGGCACGAACACTACGTCCGAGGCTCTTTTTCGCTGATCCCGCAGGACGACCCGACGCTCCTCTTCAACAGCGCCGGCATGGCCCCCTTCAAACCGTATTTCCTCGGCCTCAAAACCGACCTCAAGCGCGCCGCCACCTGCCAGAAGTGTTTTCGCACGACGGACATCGAGAACGTCGGGTATACGGCCCGCCACCACACGTTTTTCGAGATGCTCGGCAACTTCAGTTTCGGCGATTATTTCAAGAAAGACGCGATCGCCTGGGCCTGGGAGTTCATCACGAAGGTCGTGAACCTCGACGTGAAGAAACTCTACGTCTCGGTTCACCACAGCGATGACGAGGCCCGCGAGATCTGGAACAAGAGTATCGGCGTTGCTTCCGACCATATCGTCACCCTCGGCGACAAGGATAACTTCTGGACGATCGGCGTCGGCCCGTCCGGTCCCTGCTCCGAGATCTACATCGACCAGGGCCCCGGCATCGGCTGCGGTTCGCCCGACTGCGCGCCGGGCTGCGACTGCCCGAGGTATCTCGAGTTCTGGAACCTCGTGTTCACGCAGTACAACCGCGCCGAGGACGGCGCGCTCACGCCGCTCAAGAAGAAGAACATCGATACCGGCATGGGCCTCGAGCGCCTCGCGGCGATCCTCCAGGGCAAACTCGACAACTTCGAGAACGACGTCTTCTCGGGCATCGTCGGCGCCATTGAGACGCGCACCGGCAAGCACTTCGCCGAGGGCGGCAAGACCCGCACCGCGCTGAAGGTCGTCGCCGACCACATCCGCGCGCTCTCCTTCGCGATCGCCGACGGCGCGCTGCCGGGCAACGAAGGCCGCGGCTACGTGCTCAGAAAGATCCTGCGTCGCGCTTCCCGGTTCGGCTACAAGTATCTCGGCCAGGAAGAGCCGTTCCTGCACACGATCGTTCCGACCGTCGCCCGCGTCATGGACGCCTACCCCGAGGTCGGGCAGAATCTGGAACTCGTCACCCGCGTCGTGAAGAGCGAGGAGGAGCGGTTCCTCCAGACCCTCAAGACCGGCAGCGAGATGCTGAACGGCTACATCGCCGACCTGAAGAAGGCCGGCGCGAAGCAGCTCGACGGCGTTCGCGCCTTCCAGTTGCACGACACCTACGGCTTCCCCCTCGACCTGACCCGCGAGATCTGCAAAGAGGAACAGCTGCTCGTGGATGAAACCGGGTTCAACACCGAGCTCGAGAAGCAGCGCGAGCGCGGCCGGGCCAACGTCGTCTCCGCGTTCGTGAACTTCAGCGCCATCAACCCGGCCGAATACGGGAAAACCGTGTTCACGGGCTACGCGACCATGACCGACACCGGAACGGTCCTGAACGTGGTCGAGGCCGGCGACGAACTGCTCGTCATCACCGACCGCACGCCGTTTTACGCCGCATCGGGCGGCCAGATCGGCGACCACGGCGTGATCCGCGGGAAAGGCGCCGAGTTCGCCGTCCACACGACCGACAAGGTCGAGGACGTGTTCATTCACCGGGGCGCATGGGTGAGCGCGGCCCGGTTCGGAAAGGGCGACCAGGTCGAGTTGCACGTCGATGTCGCCTCCCGGAAGGCGACGATGCGCAACCATACCGCCACGCACCTGCTTCACAAGGCGCTCCAGGAACTCCTCGGCGGCCACGTGAAACAGGCCGGTTCGGCCGTCGACCCCGACCGCCTGCGGTTCGACTTCACCCACTTCCAGTCGATCGATCCCACCACGCTCGGAGTCATCGAACAGCGCGTCAACGAGCGCGTCCTCGAAAGCTTGCCGGTGAACACCATCGAGACCAGCTACGATGATGCCGTCAAACTCGGCGCCATGGCCCTCTTTGGCGAGAAATACGGCGACGTCGTGCGCCTGGTCAGGGTCGGGGACTACTCGAAGGAACTCTGCGGGGGAACGCATATTTCCAACTCCTCGGAAATCGGGATGTTTACGATTCTCGGGGAGTCGTCGATCGCCTCCGGTGTGCGACGCATCGAGGCCGTGACCGGCGCCGCCGCGTATGCGCGGTTCCAGGCGATGCGCCAGGAAACCCGCGACCTCGCGAAGATCCTCGACTGCGACCCGAAGAGCCTGTTGCAAAAGGCCGAGAAACTTGTGTCGCGCGTGGGCGAGCTCGAAAAAGAGATCGAAGCGGCACGCAAGAGCGATGCGAAGGGCCAGATCGAGAAAGCACGCCAGTCGGTGCGCGTCATCGGCGGCGCCCAAGCCATCATCGCCCGGGTCGACGGCATGGGGGCCTCCGAACTGCAACAGATGACCGACGAGTTGGTCGGCAGCCGCGAAAACGTGCTCTGCCTGCTTGCGGGCGGCGGCGAGAAGGCGACCTTCGTCCTGAAGATCTCGAAGGATCTTGTCGGCAGGGGCCTGAACGCGGGCAAGCTGATCAAGGAAATCGCGAAGATCGCCGGCGGAAGTGGCGGCGGCCGGCCCGACATGGCCACCGCGGGCGGGAAGGAGCCCGCGAAGATCGACGATGCCCTCAAGGCCGCCGAATCCATCATCGGCTCGTCGTTCGGCGCCTCGGCCTGA
- the ruvX gene encoding Holliday junction resolvase RuvX gives MKFIALDVGSKRIGVASCDRLEIAASPHSVVPAGKDAPATIARLVESEEADGLVVGLPLSLDGEEHGEASRIVRAFVERLQPLIKVPIEFIDERFTTNMAVTSLIESGMRREKRREIRDAVSAALILKTFLDRRRSANPTHPDDES, from the coding sequence ATGAAATTCATTGCCTTGGATGTAGGGAGCAAGCGGATTGGCGTGGCGAGTTGCGATCGGCTCGAGATCGCCGCTTCCCCGCATTCGGTCGTGCCGGCCGGAAAGGATGCTCCGGCGACGATCGCCCGGCTGGTCGAGAGCGAAGAGGCCGATGGCCTCGTCGTCGGACTGCCGCTCTCGCTTGACGGCGAAGAGCACGGCGAGGCGTCGCGCATCGTCAGGGCGTTCGTCGAACGCCTTCAGCCGCTGATCAAGGTCCCGATCGAGTTTATCGACGAGCGCTTCACGACGAACATGGCGGTGACCAGCCTGATCGAGTCGGGCATGCGCCGCGAAAAGCGCCGTGAGATCCGCGACGCCGTTTCGGCCGCCCTCATCCTCAAGACGTTCCTCGACCGCCGCCGCTCGGCGAATCCAACCCATCCGGACGACGAATCTTGA
- a CDS encoding HEAT repeat domain-containing protein: protein MAGSQPNGRATAELLEKAYAAPETFAERVLPQIRQNMAESVPILLEAFDGSNAIAKSLVADLFKGPLKEAAPAALMGELDEKRPDRFVWAALILSELRHQPAVEPLIRALSSKNIPVSIAAIKALMTFGTPAAHKALTELLLKCPDEVKLAAAERVLAPVADRLSPDLLAEYGRLGTDRQSWILKFLAEAGTVQAFPHFVAALEKDPLGLGLFGVKGLGRVGTEEAVDVLEKHLSHPEWFLRKRIVEALGQAKAPNAVPPLVRSLVDPSVQVRSGTIEALSKVGHLDIPFMIDQLNTGNRDLKVNLIRVMGQIHDRRLLEPMVKTLSDRSMLVFSLDAIGDLGFAEAAPAIEPFLRDGEWFNRLNAIEALGKLPLPNLYKLAETLIEDENDMVRNSAKRIMAKTANG, encoded by the coding sequence ATGGCCGGGTCACAGCCGAACGGGCGGGCGACCGCCGAACTTCTCGAAAAGGCGTATGCCGCGCCTGAAACGTTCGCCGAACGCGTCCTGCCGCAGATCCGGCAGAATATGGCCGAGTCCGTCCCGATCCTTCTGGAGGCGTTCGACGGTTCGAACGCGATCGCGAAGTCACTCGTTGCCGATCTGTTCAAGGGGCCCCTGAAGGAAGCGGCCCCCGCCGCTCTGATGGGCGAACTCGATGAAAAGCGGCCCGACCGGTTTGTCTGGGCCGCCCTGATCCTGTCGGAACTCCGCCACCAGCCGGCCGTCGAGCCGCTCATTCGGGCGCTTTCTTCGAAAAATATCCCCGTCTCGATCGCCGCAATCAAGGCGCTCATGACGTTCGGAACGCCCGCCGCTCACAAGGCACTGACGGAACTTCTGCTGAAATGCCCCGATGAGGTGAAGCTCGCCGCAGCCGAACGAGTGCTTGCCCCGGTCGCCGACCGCCTTTCCCCCGACCTACTCGCCGAATACGGCCGCCTCGGAACCGACCGTCAGAGCTGGATTCTGAAGTTCCTCGCCGAGGCCGGCACCGTTCAGGCGTTTCCCCACTTCGTCGCCGCCCTCGAAAAAGACCCGCTCGGCCTGGGCCTCTTCGGCGTGAAGGGCCTCGGCCGCGTCGGCACGGAAGAGGCTGTCGACGTGCTCGAAAAACATCTTTCGCACCCGGAATGGTTCCTGCGGAAACGCATCGTCGAGGCGCTCGGCCAGGCGAAAGCCCCGAATGCCGTTCCGCCCTTGGTGCGGTCGCTCGTCGATCCCTCGGTGCAGGTCAGGAGCGGAACGATCGAGGCGCTATCGAAGGTCGGCCATCTCGATATCCCGTTCATGATCGATCAGTTGAACACGGGAAATCGCGACCTGAAGGTGAATCTCATCCGGGTCATGGGGCAGATTCACGACCGGCGGCTGCTCGAGCCGATGGTGAAAACGCTTTCCGACCGTTCGATGCTGGTGTTCTCGCTCGATGCGATCGGCGATCTGGGCTTTGCCGAGGCGGCGCCCGCCATCGAGCCGTTCCTGCGGGATGGGGAATGGTTCAACCGGCTGAACGCGATCGAGGCGCTGGGGAAGCTTCCCCTGCCGAACCTCTACAAGCTCGCCGAAACGCTGATCGAAGACGAAAACGACATGGTCCGCAACTCGGCCAAGCGCATCATGGCGAAAACGGCCAACGGCTGA
- a CDS encoding chemotaxis protein CheW, whose translation MDLDLQQYMGAYIDGSKENLDLMDRMLLAMEQNPGNIGAIEDIFRAAHTLKGMSATMGFEKIAHLTHEMESVLDKLRNRQLSVSPQLIDVLFETFDVLRNLVTDSFNQSDSRIDPTEISQKLARIAAGETAPEQQSPDAGTSPATGSSPAAPYPPELSDLAYFDLTETELAKLEEAHRQGGQPYLLKVSLVPDCLLKGPRIFMILRTLEAQQCSIVKSIPSVKDLENEKFDRAFMMVITTNSSEKAVSEEIESVSEVEKADMFPIPPAGASVETASFGEPRPAPESVSPHEPEPEPEPEPEPEPPSVQEPEPEPEPAFIQPVKPAQPLPPAPQPVRQPQPPAPPRERTRPAAQPAPVRPAAQQPPRQPAKPQTQDIFQPPDDLPDSLQGGGGNDSNDEDLESQKEVIELVQLVSFQMAGETYALGIKQVEGIINMLPMTRVPKSPSHIEGVINLRGEILPVINLRRRLKLTEKADIRDDQIMILSFEREKVKVGFLVDRVQEVLRLPQTSIEPPSHVSEGVNVEHLRGVGKLGNKIIILLNAEKIVFG comes from the coding sequence GTGGATCTCGACCTTCAACAATATATGGGTGCCTATATCGACGGTTCGAAGGAGAACCTCGATCTGATGGACCGCATGCTCCTCGCGATGGAGCAGAATCCCGGCAATATAGGCGCCATCGAGGACATCTTCCGTGCGGCGCACACCCTCAAGGGCATGTCCGCCACCATGGGCTTCGAGAAGATCGCCCATCTCACCCACGAGATGGAGAGCGTTCTCGACAAGCTCCGGAATCGCCAGCTTTCCGTATCGCCCCAGTTGATCGACGTGCTGTTCGAGACGTTCGACGTCCTGCGCAATCTCGTGACGGACAGTTTCAACCAGAGCGATTCGCGCATCGATCCGACGGAGATCTCCCAGAAGCTCGCCAGAATCGCCGCGGGAGAAACCGCGCCCGAGCAGCAATCCCCGGATGCCGGCACATCACCCGCTACCGGCAGCTCTCCCGCCGCGCCCTACCCCCCGGAATTATCCGACCTTGCCTACTTCGATCTGACCGAGACCGAACTGGCGAAGCTGGAGGAAGCCCATCGGCAGGGAGGGCAACCCTATCTCCTCAAGGTATCCCTCGTCCCCGACTGTCTCCTGAAGGGGCCGCGCATTTTCATGATTCTGCGCACTCTCGAGGCACAGCAGTGCTCCATCGTCAAATCCATCCCGTCCGTGAAGGATCTCGAGAACGAAAAGTTCGACAGGGCTTTCATGATGGTCATCACGACGAATTCCTCGGAAAAGGCCGTCTCGGAAGAGATCGAGTCCGTCTCCGAGGTCGAGAAAGCCGATATGTTCCCGATTCCCCCGGCAGGGGCGAGTGTCGAGACCGCCTCTTTCGGAGAACCCCGGCCCGCGCCGGAATCCGTATCCCCGCACGAACCCGAGCCGGAACCGGAACCTGAACCCGAGCCCGAGCCTCCCTCCGTTCAGGAACCAGAACCCGAGCCCGAACCGGCGTTCATTCAGCCGGTCAAGCCGGCACAGCCGCTTCCGCCGGCCCCACAGCCTGTCCGTCAGCCACAGCCCCCCGCTCCCCCGCGCGAGCGAACGAGGCCGGCGGCACAACCCGCGCCGGTTCGGCCGGCCGCACAACAACCTCCCAGACAACCGGCAAAGCCGCAGACCCAGGACATCTTCCAGCCCCCGGACGACCTCCCCGACTCCCTCCAGGGCGGCGGCGGAAACGATTCGAACGACGAAGATCTCGAATCTCAGAAGGAGGTTATCGAACTCGTCCAACTGGTCAGCTTCCAGATGGCCGGCGAAACGTACGCCCTGGGAATCAAGCAGGTCGAAGGCATCATCAACATGCTGCCGATGACCCGGGTCCCGAAATCCCCGTCCCATATCGAGGGCGTCATCAATCTCCGCGGTGAAATATTACCCGTTATAAATCTGAGACGCCGTCTCAAACTGACCGAAAAAGCCGACATTCGCGACGACCAGATCATGATCCTCTCGTTCGAGCGGGAAAAGGTCAAGGTCGGGTTCCTGGTCGACCGCGTCCAGGAAGTCCTGCGACTGCCGCAGACGTCGATCGAGCCGCCCTCTCATGTGAGCGAAGGGGTGAACGTCGAGCATCTGCGGGGCGTGGGCAAGCTCGGCAACAAGATCATCATCCTGCTGAACGCCGAGAAGATCGTCTTCGGCTGA
- a CDS encoding chemotaxis protein CheA: MDIDLSQYMGMYIDGSKENLDMMDKMLLNLEQNPNDIDSVGEIFRAAHTLKGMSATMGFEKVAHLTHEMENILDKLRNREIPVTTAVVDVLFETFDVLRILVNDSISSSDSNVNLDAISKKLADVAGTSEQQESQATSAQAAPAETGPELSGITLNEFELQVLVEGEQRGSHIFLLQVTLVADCLLKAPRAFMVVRNLEELKCEIIKSVPEIKDLEEEKFDLSFKMLLITPTEADDVKVGIESISEIETVRVTPLTPDDLRTPQPEVPLQAQPLIQPSAPPAVQAPPPVPEPPPVQKPVQRTPAVSATRTAASPPPAAPPRQPSQTLAPAAPRNAVPSPAVTAAPPSPTPPAPPAGGGKPPAGQPPKPGAGMADKRGSQTVRVDMHRLDDLMNLVGELVINRTRLADIGAAHKLKDLNETLTRVSQISSSLQNVVMQVRMVPIEQVFDRFPRMTRDLSKKLDKKIDLVIEGKETEMDRTVIDEIGDPMVHIIRNSIDHGIEHPAERVARGKSDTGTIHLIARHEGNHVIIEVRDDGRGIDPSIVGPIAVKRGLFTQDQIDRMPPEEIVKIVFLPGFSTAKTVTDISGRGVGMDAVKAKIDELNGSLDVDSKVGIGTRVIIKLPLTLAILPALMVKLGAETYAIPLGSVQETMDITKSDVNIVQHQEVTLLRGEVLPIIRLRNELNVPKTSDEKDKEDELSIVVCASGEKRAGFMVDELLGQQEIVIKSLGNLLSGLPGIMGATMRGDGSIALILDIPSFFQTKGQTRT, from the coding sequence GTGGATATCGACCTTTCCCAATATATGGGCATGTATATCGACGGTTCGAAAGAGAACCTCGATATGATGGACAAGATGCTCCTGAATCTGGAGCAGAATCCCAACGACATCGATTCCGTGGGCGAGATTTTCCGCGCCGCCCACACCCTCAAGGGAATGTCGGCCACCATGGGATTCGAGAAGGTCGCCCATCTTACTCACGAGATGGAGAATATTCTCGACAAGCTCCGCAACCGGGAAATTCCCGTCACGACCGCCGTCGTCGACGTCCTGTTCGAAACGTTCGACGTTCTGCGCATTCTCGTCAACGACAGCATCTCTTCTTCGGACTCGAACGTGAACCTCGACGCCATTTCGAAAAAACTGGCGGATGTTGCCGGCACGAGCGAGCAACAGGAGAGCCAGGCAACTTCGGCGCAGGCGGCACCGGCCGAGACGGGGCCGGAACTGTCCGGCATCACGCTGAACGAGTTCGAGCTCCAGGTTCTCGTCGAAGGGGAACAGCGCGGCTCGCACATCTTCCTGTTGCAGGTCACTCTGGTGGCCGACTGTCTGCTCAAGGCGCCGCGCGCGTTCATGGTCGTGCGCAATCTTGAAGAACTCAAATGCGAGATCATCAAATCGGTTCCCGAGATCAAGGACCTCGAGGAAGAGAAGTTCGATCTTTCGTTCAAAATGCTTCTGATCACTCCCACGGAAGCCGACGACGTCAAGGTCGGGATCGAGTCGATTTCCGAGATCGAGACCGTCCGCGTGACGCCCCTCACACCTGACGATCTTCGGACCCCGCAACCCGAGGTCCCGCTCCAGGCCCAACCGCTCATCCAGCCGTCGGCGCCGCCCGCCGTCCAGGCCCCGCCGCCTGTGCCTGAGCCGCCGCCGGTTCAGAAGCCGGTTCAGCGGACGCCGGCGGTTTCGGCCACACGAACGGCCGCTTCGCCGCCTCCCGCCGCACCGCCGCGGCAGCCGTCCCAGACCCTCGCTCCGGCAGCTCCCAGGAATGCCGTTCCGTCGCCCGCCGTGACGGCCGCGCCGCCCTCCCCGACTCCGCCGGCCCCGCCGGCAGGGGGCGGGAAACCGCCGGCAGGCCAGCCGCCGAAACCGGGAGCGGGGATGGCCGACAAGCGCGGCAGCCAGACCGTCCGCGTCGACATGCACCGGCTGGATGATCTGATGAATCTGGTCGGTGAACTGGTCATCAACCGCACGCGGCTCGCCGACATCGGGGCCGCGCACAAGCTGAAGGACCTGAACGAGACGCTGACGCGCGTTTCCCAGATCAGCAGTTCGCTCCAGAACGTCGTCATGCAGGTTCGCATGGTGCCCATCGAACAGGTGTTCGACCGGTTTCCCCGCATGACGCGCGATCTTTCGAAAAAACTGGACAAGAAGATCGACCTCGTCATCGAGGGGAAGGAAACCGAAATGGATCGTACCGTGATCGACGAGATCGGCGATCCTATGGTCCACATCATTCGCAATTCTATAGACCATGGCATAGAACATCCCGCCGAGCGCGTCGCCCGCGGCAAAAGCGACACCGGCACGATTCATCTGATCGCACGCCACGAGGGGAACCACGTCATCATCGAGGTGCGCGACGACGGACGGGGCATCGATCCGTCGATCGTCGGCCCCATCGCGGTCAAGCGAGGCCTCTTCACGCAGGATCAGATCGACAGGATGCCCCCCGAGGAAATCGTCAAGATCGTCTTCCTGCCCGGCTTTTCGACGGCGAAAACCGTGACGGACATTTCCGGCCGTGGCGTCGGCATGGACGCGGTGAAGGCGAAGATCGACGAACTCAACGGCTCCCTCGACGTCGATTCGAAGGTCGGCATCGGCACCCGGGTCATCATCAAGCTTCCCCTCACGCTCGCGATCCTGCCCGCCCTCATGGTGAAACTCGGCGCCGAAACCTACGCCATTCCCCTTGGCTCCGTCCAGGAGACGATGGACATCACAAAGAGCGACGTCAACATCGTGCAGCACCAGGAAGTAACCCTGCTGCGGGGAGAAGTCCTGCCGATCATCAGGCTGAGAAACGAGCTGAACGTGCCGAAGACGAGCGACGAGAAGGACAAGGAGGACGAGCTGTCGATCGTCGTCTGCGCATCGGGCGAAAAGCGGGCCGGGTTCATGGTCGACGAGCTGCTCGGCCAGCAGGAAATCGTCATCAAATCCCTGGGTAATCTGCTGAGCGGACTGCCCGGCATCATGGGCGCGACGATGCGCGGCGACGGAAGCATCGCGTTGATCCTGGACATTCCGTCGTTCTTCCAGACGAAGGGCCAGACACGAACGTAG